The proteins below are encoded in one region of Deinococcus metalli:
- the lon gene encoding endopeptidase La, whose protein sequence is MPTESVSLPKNVPVCPVRGSVIYPTMVQHIDASRSLSINAIEAALAGEKVILIVSQRDKDVDDPQGSDLYDIGTACNVLRVRKNPDGTVQMLVSAVARVKASGYTRGDYLRADITPLDAAPDKAVELQALSRELKEKFELIVSGGKLNAEAVQTINGKDDIGEMADHIAFNLDFKLEDKQALLEASNVTARIRKLLTLLDTEQEVQAVQAKIRAQVKEEIDKNQREYYLREQMKVIQKELQGGEDGEDGDEAEAFRAKIEALDLKPEIKKEVDREVNRLARMHPDAAEASVIRTYLTWITELPWNTRSEDRLDVAEAAQVLDDDHYGLDKVKDRVLEFLAVRRLRKERAERGELSAEDVNKGPILVFTGPPGVGKTSIAQSIAKALGRKYVRIALGGARDESDIRGHRRTYIGAMPGRLVQGLRTAGTKNPVILLDEVDKLGSSYQGDPSAALLEVLDPAQNQNFTDHYLGVAFDLSEVMFIATANYPEQIPPALMDRMEVIEFNSYIEQEKLEIAKRYLLPRQLTANGLKSNQITFTDASLEKLISHYTREAGVRNLEREVGTVARKVARRIATGEVKRVKVTDKELDRYLGQSRHSPETENKEDMVGVSTGMFYTPVGGDILFVETSISPGKGLVLTGQLGDVMKESARAALTYIKANAERFHIDKARVDDSEIHVHVPAGAIPKEGPSAGGAMVTSLISALSGIPARHDVAMTGEMTLTGRYLPIGGLKEKVLGARRAGIKHIILPKANEGDIRDIPAHLRASMTFHPCETVDEVLSVALVGGLKALETPRDGSAAVVPPTKRRTSRRGAGASA, encoded by the coding sequence ATGCCCACCGAGAGTGTCAGTCTCCCCAAAAACGTCCCTGTCTGCCCGGTGCGTGGCAGCGTGATCTACCCGACCATGGTGCAGCACATCGACGCCAGCCGGTCTCTGTCCATCAACGCCATCGAGGCGGCCCTTGCCGGCGAGAAGGTCATCCTGATCGTGTCGCAGCGCGACAAGGACGTGGACGACCCGCAGGGCAGCGACCTGTACGACATCGGCACCGCGTGCAACGTGCTGCGCGTGCGCAAGAACCCCGACGGCACCGTGCAGATGCTGGTGTCCGCCGTGGCCCGCGTTAAGGCCAGCGGCTACACCCGCGGCGACTACCTGCGTGCCGACATCACCCCGCTGGACGCCGCGCCCGACAAGGCCGTGGAACTCCAGGCGCTGAGCCGTGAACTCAAGGAGAAGTTCGAGCTGATCGTCTCGGGCGGCAAGCTCAACGCCGAGGCCGTGCAGACCATCAACGGCAAGGACGACATCGGCGAGATGGCCGACCACATCGCCTTCAACCTCGATTTCAAGCTCGAGGACAAGCAGGCGCTGCTGGAAGCCTCGAACGTCACCGCCCGCATCCGCAAGCTGCTCACGCTGCTCGACACCGAGCAGGAAGTGCAGGCCGTGCAGGCCAAGATCCGCGCGCAGGTCAAGGAAGAGATCGACAAGAACCAGCGCGAGTACTACCTGCGCGAGCAGATGAAGGTCATCCAGAAGGAACTCCAGGGCGGTGAGGACGGCGAGGACGGCGACGAGGCCGAGGCCTTCCGCGCCAAGATCGAGGCGCTGGACCTCAAGCCCGAGATCAAGAAGGAAGTGGACCGCGAGGTCAACCGCCTGGCCCGCATGCACCCCGACGCGGCCGAGGCGAGCGTGATCCGCACCTACCTCACGTGGATCACCGAGCTGCCGTGGAACACCCGCAGCGAAGACCGCCTGGACGTGGCCGAGGCCGCGCAGGTGCTCGACGACGACCACTATGGCCTGGACAAGGTCAAAGACCGCGTGCTGGAGTTCCTGGCCGTGCGGCGCCTGCGTAAGGAACGCGCAGAGCGCGGCGAACTCAGCGCGGAGGACGTCAACAAGGGGCCGATCCTGGTGTTCACCGGCCCTCCCGGCGTCGGCAAGACCTCCATCGCGCAGAGCATCGCCAAGGCGCTGGGCCGCAAGTACGTCCGCATCGCGCTGGGCGGCGCCCGTGACGAGAGCGACATCCGTGGTCACCGCCGCACCTACATCGGCGCGATGCCCGGCCGCCTGGTGCAGGGCCTGCGCACCGCCGGCACCAAGAACCCCGTCATCCTGCTCGACGAGGTGGACAAGCTGGGCAGCAGCTACCAGGGCGATCCCTCGGCCGCGCTGCTGGAAGTGCTCGACCCGGCGCAGAACCAGAACTTCACCGACCACTACCTGGGCGTGGCCTTCGACCTCAGTGAGGTCATGTTCATCGCCACCGCGAACTACCCCGAGCAGATTCCCCCGGCCCTGATGGACCGCATGGAAGTCATCGAGTTCAACTCCTACATCGAGCAGGAGAAGCTCGAGATCGCCAAGCGTTACCTGCTGCCCCGCCAGCTCACTGCGAACGGCCTGAAGTCCAACCAGATCACCTTCACGGACGCCAGCCTGGAAAAGCTGATCTCGCACTACACCCGCGAGGCCGGCGTGCGCAACCTGGAGCGCGAGGTCGGCACGGTCGCCCGCAAGGTCGCCCGCCGCATCGCCACCGGCGAGGTCAAGCGCGTGAAGGTCACGGACAAGGAGCTCGACCGCTACCTGGGCCAGTCGCGCCACAGCCCGGAAACGGAGAACAAGGAGGACATGGTCGGCGTGTCGACCGGCATGTTCTACACGCCAGTCGGCGGGGACATCCTGTTCGTCGAGACCTCGATCAGCCCCGGCAAGGGTCTGGTGCTCACCGGGCAGCTCGGTGACGTGATGAAGGAATCGGCCAGAGCGGCGCTGACGTACATCAAGGCGAACGCCGAGCGCTTCCACATCGACAAGGCCCGCGTGGACGACAGTGAGATCCACGTGCATGTCCCGGCCGGCGCGATTCCCAAGGAAGGCCCCAGCGCGGGCGGAGCGATGGTCACCAGCCTGATCAGTGCGCTCTCGGGCATTCCCGCCCGGCACGACGTCGCCATGACCGGCGAGATGACCCTCACGGGCCGCTACCTGCCCATCGGCGGCCTCAAGGAGAAGGTGCTGGGTGCCCGGCGCGCCGGCATCAAGCACATCATCCTGCCCAAGGCGAACGAGGGCGACATCCGCGACATTCCCGCGCACCTGCGCGCCAGCATGACCTTCCACCCCTGTGAGACCGTGGACGAGGTGCTCAGCGTCGCCCTGGTCGGCGGCCTAAAGGCCTTGGAAACCCCGCGTGACGGCAGCGCGGCGGTGGTGCCCCCCACCAAACGCCGCACGTCGCGGCGCGGCGCCGGCGCCAGCGCATAA
- a CDS encoding alpha/beta hydrolase: MPRVHFRISHRSPARPPGTLFLTGDHRAWSSDPAGWTFGPDGTLDAELPDGTLLGVKVRCVAPDGTVTEEGDAWGGRAPAHTVVVRGDTEVRLDVAGWQDGGEGRSRPARSLPPTAELILTAPWGEQPVRLWEPSGASGTLPLLILHDGQNVFDEGPSFAGESWDAAGAAQALADAGHPLRIAALPVNEERSRRYVPFPFELNGHRPGADEYCNWIRDVLRPALAARWGDTPPAQTTLAGSSFGGLITLYAGLRDPDAYGTLGVFSPAVWPADFELLRWMEGRSAPRARVWLDMGDHEGGSLQGAAEVVQLTHDLAARLRPHVQDVRVTIGAGHWHDEAAWRARFPAFLRWWLRADATPASRSAAARRAAPDSA, encoded by the coding sequence ATGCCCCGCGTGCACTTCCGTATTTCCCACCGTTCGCCCGCTCGGCCCCCCGGCACCCTGTTCCTGACCGGCGACCACCGCGCGTGGAGCAGCGACCCCGCGGGCTGGACCTTCGGCCCGGACGGCACGCTGGACGCCGAACTGCCGGACGGCACCCTGCTGGGTGTCAAGGTGCGCTGCGTGGCCCCGGACGGCACCGTCACCGAGGAAGGCGACGCGTGGGGCGGCCGCGCCCCCGCCCACACCGTCGTCGTGCGCGGCGACACCGAGGTGCGGCTGGACGTGGCCGGGTGGCAGGACGGAGGAGAAGGACGCAGCCGCCCCGCCCGCAGCCTTCCACCCACCGCTGAGCTGATCCTGACCGCGCCGTGGGGTGAGCAGCCCGTGCGGTTGTGGGAGCCCTCGGGCGCGTCCGGAACGCTGCCGCTGCTGATCCTCCATGACGGCCAGAATGTGTTCGACGAGGGGCCAAGTTTCGCCGGCGAGAGCTGGGACGCCGCCGGGGCCGCGCAGGCCCTCGCGGACGCCGGGCACCCCCTGCGGATCGCCGCGTTGCCCGTGAACGAGGAGCGCAGCCGCCGCTACGTCCCGTTCCCCTTCGAGTTGAACGGCCACCGGCCCGGCGCGGACGAGTACTGCAACTGGATCCGGGATGTGCTGCGCCCCGCTCTGGCCGCCCGCTGGGGCGACACGCCACCCGCGCAGACCACGCTGGCCGGGTCCTCCTTCGGTGGCCTGATCACGCTGTATGCCGGACTGCGCGATCCGGACGCCTACGGCACGCTGGGTGTCTTCAGCCCCGCCGTGTGGCCCGCCGACTTCGAGCTGCTGCGCTGGATGGAGGGCCGCTCAGCTCCCCGCGCCCGCGTGTGGCTCGACATGGGCGACCACGAGGGCGGCAGCCTCCAGGGCGCGGCCGAGGTGGTGCAGCTCACCCATGACCTCGCCGCGCGGCTGCGGCCCCACGTGCAGGACGTGCGCGTCACCATCGGCGCGGGCCACTGGCACGACGAGGCCGCGTGGCGCGCGAGGTTCCCTGCCTTCCTGCGCTGGTGGCTGCGGGCGGACGCTACGCCAGCGTCACGTTCAGCCGCTGCACGCCGCGCAGCACCGGATTCGGCTTGA
- a CDS encoding cytochrome P450, producing MTLPETMTDVQAAVQALWHPDAVPDPYPGYERVRALSTQGVLEGAFPEWPGVFLSGHASCSAVLRSAHALSGSGMPGPDAPASDGVQLLRSMMLFHNGLSHQRLRGLVSAAFTPRVVEEQRELVRSLLDDLLTKLAARGGGDIVADVSNPLPARVIMGMLGLGGEDEARFVRWSQSVADLLAGSENSPELMARIDADAREMRAFFAGLADDLRARPQPGLLSALAAAQDGGEKLSGDELLSNAVLLLTAGHETTSNLIPGGLLELSRQPEAWAALVEQPRHGGVADELLRVVSPVQFDGRGLGGPVTVGDVTLAAGSFAQLMLGAANRDPEVFPDPGRIDWERPNAGRHLAFAAGPHYCLGASLARLEISETFAALATRFPDLTVTDTDPPFKPNPVLRGVQRLNVTLA from the coding sequence ATGACGCTCCCCGAGACCATGACCGACGTGCAGGCGGCCGTCCAGGCCCTGTGGCATCCGGACGCCGTGCCGGATCCGTATCCCGGCTACGAGCGCGTGCGGGCGCTGAGTACGCAGGGCGTGCTGGAGGGGGCCTTCCCGGAGTGGCCGGGGGTGTTCCTGAGCGGGCACGCGTCGTGTTCGGCGGTGCTGCGCTCGGCCCATGCGCTGAGCGGCTCGGGCATGCCGGGGCCGGACGCGCCCGCGTCGGACGGAGTGCAGCTCCTGCGCTCGATGATGCTGTTCCACAACGGGCTGTCTCACCAGCGGCTGCGCGGGCTGGTCAGCGCGGCCTTCACGCCCCGCGTGGTCGAGGAGCAGCGGGAACTGGTGCGGTCACTGCTCGACGACCTGCTGACGAAGCTGGCGGCGCGGGGCGGCGGGGATATCGTGGCGGACGTGTCCAACCCGCTGCCGGCGCGGGTGATCATGGGCATGCTGGGCCTGGGCGGCGAGGACGAGGCGCGCTTCGTGCGCTGGTCGCAGAGCGTGGCGGACCTGCTGGCCGGGTCGGAGAACTCGCCCGAGCTGATGGCCCGGATCGACGCGGACGCCCGCGAGATGCGCGCCTTCTTCGCGGGCCTGGCGGACGACCTGCGCGCGCGCCCGCAGCCGGGCCTGCTCTCGGCCCTCGCGGCGGCCCAGGACGGGGGCGAGAAGCTGAGTGGCGACGAGCTGCTGTCGAACGCGGTGCTGCTCCTGACAGCCGGGCACGAGACGACCAGCAACCTGATTCCCGGCGGCCTGCTGGAACTGTCGAGGCAGCCGGAGGCGTGGGCCGCCCTGGTCGAGCAGCCCCGGCACGGCGGCGTGGCGGACGAGCTGCTGCGGGTGGTCTCCCCCGTGCAGTTCGACGGGCGCGGCCTGGGCGGGCCGGTTACGGTGGGCGACGTGACGCTGGCGGCCGGCAGCTTCGCGCAGCTCATGCTGGGCGCCGCGAACCGCGACCCGGAGGTCTTCCCGGATCCCGGCCGCATCGACTGGGAGCGGCCGAACGCGGGGCGACACCTGGCCTTCGCGGCGGGGCCGCACTACTGTCTGGGGGCCAGCTTGGCGCGGCTGGAGATCTCGGAGACCTTCGCTGCGCTGGCCACACGCTTTCCGGACCTGACGGTGACGGACACGGACCCGCCCTTCAAGCCGAATCCGGTGCTGCGCGGCGTGCAGCGGCTGAACGTGACGCTGGCGTAG